The following are from one region of the Halarcobacter sp. genome:
- a CDS encoding Spx/MgsR family RNA polymerase-binding regulatory protein, with translation MKMYGIKSCASVKKAKAFFDNNNISYEFIDLSKTPVGKDKIEQWTSFVPATSMLNPRSKPYKDLGLKDKKTTEKKALSLIEKDNGIIKRPVIEHGLNGECKFTIGFNEEEYNSTFLS, from the coding sequence ATGAAAATGTATGGAATAAAAAGTTGCGCAAGTGTTAAAAAAGCAAAAGCTTTTTTTGATAATAATAATATCTCATATGAGTTTATAGACCTTTCTAAAACTCCTGTAGGAAAAGATAAAATTGAACAATGGACAAGTTTTGTCCCAGCTACTTCTATGTTAAATCCTAGAAGTAAACCATATAAAGATTTGGGTTTAAAAGATAAAAAAACTACAGAAAAAAAAGCACTATCTTTAATAGAAAAAGATAATGGCATTATAAAAAGACCTGTGATTGAACATGGACTAAATGGAGAATGCAAATTTACTATTGGTTTCAATGAAGAGGAATATAACTCTACTTTCTTAAGCTAA
- the gap gene encoding type I glyceraldehyde-3-phosphate dehydrogenase, translating into MALKVAINGTGRIGLIATKIIAQRSDIELVALNTTSDLDMLVYLLKYDSVHMGVDAEIIDDNHISVNGCKVRVFSDRDPKNIDFGGCGATVVIECTGAFLTTEKCQAYLKGGVEKVVMSAPAKDDTPTFVLNINTDSYNGEKIISNASCTTNGLAPICKVLDDNFGIENGLMTTIHSYTNDQNILDVKHNKDKRRARAAALNMIPTTTGAAKAIGLVMPHLQGKLNGYAMRVPTADVSVVDLTVNLKKEVTKEDVNKAMELASQSQFDGFIEIDNDKRVSSDFIGSSYSSSFVPDMTSVVEGKTVKVLAWYDNEWGYTSRLVDMTLFVGQY; encoded by the coding sequence ATGGCATTAAAAGTAGCAATCAACGGTACAGGTAGAATAGGTCTTATAGCAACAAAAATCATCGCTCAAAGAAGTGATATTGAATTAGTGGCATTAAATACTACTAGTGATTTAGACATGTTAGTTTATTTGTTAAAGTATGATAGCGTACATATGGGAGTAGATGCTGAAATAATAGATGATAATCATATTAGTGTAAACGGATGCAAAGTAAGAGTATTCTCTGATAGAGATCCAAAAAATATTGATTTTGGTGGATGTGGAGCAACTGTAGTTATTGAGTGTACAGGAGCATTTTTAACAACAGAAAAATGTCAAGCTTATTTAAAAGGTGGAGTTGAAAAAGTTGTAATGAGTGCACCAGCAAAAGATGATACTCCAACTTTTGTTTTAAATATTAATACAGATTCTTATAATGGTGAAAAAATTATCTCAAATGCATCTTGTACAACAAATGGTTTAGCTCCAATTTGTAAAGTATTAGATGACAACTTTGGGATTGAAAATGGTCTTATGACTACAATTCACTCATATACAAATGACCAAAATATTTTAGATGTAAAACATAATAAAGATAAAAGAAGAGCAAGAGCAGCTGCATTAAATATGATACCAACAACAACAGGAGCTGCAAAAGCTATTGGTTTGGTTATGCCTCACTTACAAGGTAAATTAAATGGATATGCTATGAGAGTTCCAACTGCTGATGTTTCAGTTGTAGATTTAACTGTTAATCTTAAAAAAGAGGTAACAAAAGAGGATGTAAATAAGGCTATGGAATTAGCTAGTCAATCACAATTTGATGGATTTATTGAAATTGATAACGACAAAAGAGTTTCAAGTGACTTTATAGGTAGCTCATACTCTTCATCTTTTGTTCCAGATATGACTTCAGTTGTTGAGGGAAAAACTGTAAAAGTTCTTGCTTGGTATGATAATGAATGGGGATATACTAGTAGATTAGTTGATATGACTTTATTTGTTGGTCAATACTAA
- a CDS encoding sugar phosphate nucleotidyltransferase, which yields MKAIVLAGGFGTRIQPLTNSVPKPMLPILNRPMMEHIIIKLRDELGITEIGVLLYFKPDIIKDYFKDGSDLGVKIQYFLPDDDYGTAGAVAFAKEFLDETFIIVSGDLVTNFDFKKIKRFHEKKESQLTITLTSVENPLQFGVVIANEEDRIERFLEKPSWGEVFSDTINTGIYIIEPQVLDLIPYKENFDFAKDLFPKMMKQEIPLWGYSHKGYWRDVGNPESYREVFKDIFSGDIKLPCKGELSNIDNGEIYLEEGSKLHKKIRVEGTVVIGKNVFIDEGVTLKNCVIGDNCRVSKHSEIIDSVLWDDVKIGVKVKLNNSVICNNNVIKDESKASFGVIMAEKCLVNKKVSFEKDIVMWPDKVLEASSVVSTNIIWGNRYKSSIFEDGAVIGRTNIELSCEMTTKLAEAFGSILPVGCSVYVSRDYHKSTFMLKRAFVAGILSTGVNIVDPYNVPSNVMRHALSKTDEIVAGIHLRQSVFDPTQTEIIFFTNEGLVLDTKLAQSVERIFFRENFRKVKYDEIGTITEDKNLRDVYIETIENSFDKNMFKDSELKVAVDIMNGSTSDIYPKIINELGIENIILNAHKSEKLKPNDIVKTQENMQNIVRGLDFDCGFLIYPNGHKLQVIDNKGELIYDYKLLLVILALLDSTTDRKLKVILPAWAPDFVTYDNIEVSREKLSSFKAEQLKEYDLIADSDGHFAFNEFGLNRDSIFTSFKILELLEKSGKKLSKLHKDIPDFSYKGENIPCPSSLKGKMMRKFLEDGKGKKTSSTDGVKIWMNDDEWILMVPDQHNEYLNLYVQAEDEKSAGKIFYSYQDKIEKWISE from the coding sequence ATGAAAGCGATTGTATTAGCTGGTGGATTTGGAACAAGAATTCAACCTCTAACTAATTCCGTTCCTAAACCTATGCTTCCTATATTAAATAGACCTATGATGGAGCATATAATCATAAAGTTAAGAGATGAGTTAGGTATTACAGAGATTGGAGTATTACTCTATTTTAAACCTGATATTATTAAGGACTATTTCAAAGATGGTTCAGACTTGGGAGTAAAAATACAATATTTTTTACCTGATGATGATTATGGTACAGCAGGAGCAGTTGCCTTTGCAAAAGAGTTTCTAGATGAAACATTTATTATCGTAAGTGGAGATTTAGTTACAAATTTTGATTTTAAGAAAATAAAACGTTTCCATGAAAAGAAAGAATCACAACTAACTATTACATTAACTTCTGTTGAAAATCCACTTCAATTTGGAGTAGTTATTGCCAATGAAGAGGATAGAATAGAAAGATTTTTAGAAAAGCCAAGTTGGGGTGAAGTTTTTAGTGATACTATCAATACTGGTATTTATATCATTGAACCACAAGTTTTAGATTTAATTCCTTATAAAGAAAATTTCGATTTTGCAAAAGATTTATTTCCTAAAATGATGAAACAAGAGATTCCTCTTTGGGGATATTCTCATAAAGGTTATTGGAGAGATGTAGGTAACCCTGAAAGTTATAGAGAGGTTTTTAAAGATATATTTAGTGGAGATATAAAACTTCCTTGTAAAGGTGAATTGTCAAATATAGATAATGGTGAAATCTATTTAGAAGAGGGTAGTAAACTTCATAAAAAAATTAGAGTAGAGGGTACTGTAGTAATTGGTAAAAATGTGTTTATTGATGAAGGTGTTACTCTAAAAAATTGTGTTATTGGAGATAATTGTAGAGTTAGTAAACACTCAGAAATTATAGATTCTGTACTTTGGGATGATGTGAAAATTGGGGTAAAAGTAAAATTAAATAACTCAGTTATTTGTAATAACAATGTTATAAAAGATGAATCAAAAGCTTCATTTGGTGTGATAATGGCTGAAAAATGTTTAGTTAACAAAAAAGTATCTTTTGAAAAAGATATTGTTATGTGGCCTGATAAAGTATTAGAAGCATCATCGGTAGTTAGTACAAATATTATTTGGGGAAATAGATATAAATCTTCAATTTTTGAAGATGGAGCTGTTATTGGTAGAACAAATATTGAGCTTTCTTGTGAGATGACAACTAAGCTTGCAGAAGCCTTTGGTTCTATACTTCCTGTTGGATGTTCAGTTTATGTATCAAGGGATTATCATAAATCAACATTTATGCTAAAAAGAGCATTTGTTGCTGGAATATTATCAACGGGTGTAAATATTGTCGATCCATATAATGTTCCATCAAATGTAATGAGACATGCCTTAAGTAAAACAGATGAGATCGTTGCAGGTATTCACCTAAGACAATCTGTTTTTGATCCAACACAAACTGAAATTATCTTTTTTACAAATGAGGGTTTAGTTTTAGATACTAAATTGGCTCAATCTGTTGAAAGAATATTCTTTAGAGAAAATTTTAGAAAAGTAAAATATGATGAGATTGGTACAATTACAGAAGACAAAAACCTAAGAGATGTATATATTGAAACAATTGAAAACTCTTTTGATAAAAATATGTTTAAAGATAGTGAATTAAAAGTTGCTGTAGATATTATGAACGGTTCAACATCTGACATTTATCCAAAAATTATAAATGAATTAGGTATTGAAAATATTATATTGAATGCCCATAAAAGTGAGAAATTAAAACCAAATGATATTGTAAAGACCCAAGAAAATATGCAAAATATTGTAAGGGGTTTAGATTTTGATTGTGGTTTTTTAATTTATCCAAATGGTCATAAATTACAAGTGATTGATAATAAAGGTGAATTGATTTATGATTATAAATTGTTATTAGTTATTTTAGCTTTATTAGATAGCACAACTGATAGAAAACTAAAAGTGATCTTACCAGCTTGGGCACCTGATTTTGTAACTTATGATAATATAGAAGTTTCAAGGGAAAAACTATCAAGTTTCAAAGCTGAACAACTAAAAGAATATGATTTAATTGCAGATAGTGATGGACATTTTGCATTTAATGAGTTTGGATTAAATAGGGATTCTATTTTTACAAGTTTTAAAATTTTGGAATTGCTTGAAAAATCAGGTAAAAAATTGTCAAAACTTCATAAAGATATTCCTGATTTTTCATATAAAGGTGAAAATATACCTTGTCCTAGCTCTTTAAAAGGTAAGATGATGAGAAAATTCTTAGAAGATGGAAAAGGTAAGAAAACATCTTCAACAGATGGAGTTAAGATCTGGATGAATGATGATGAGTGGATACTTATGGTTCCAGATCAACATAATGAGTACTTAAATCTTTATGTTCAAGCAGAAGATGAAAAAAGTGCAGGAAAGATTTTCTACTCATATCAAGATAAAATAGAAAAGTGGATAAGTGAATAA
- a CDS encoding alpha-amylase/4-alpha-glucanotransferase domain-containing protein, with the protein MQTNLLFGIHCHQPIDNFDKVIYEIIEKSYQPFFEILKNYPEFKCSVHFSGWLFEFIKKKRPELFSLIKSLSSQIEFFTGGYYEPILASIPSHDRVAQINKLSDFIIENFNQKPRGLWLTERIWDDSIIDDLKECDIDYVIVDDYHLIASGFKKDELNGYFLTENSNNQMALFPINKDLRYIIPFATIDNSIKKIKEFSNEEGKNAAIIFDDGEKFGVWPKTYEKVYEKQWLKNFFAKCIEDETINITTFSDFYDKNNAISLSYLPTVSYHEMGEWSTLPTNANDYLDLIHQHMDKEYLIRGGIWKNFFIKYNESNWIHKRALELSRKKDVSEQFKDYLYRIQCNDVLWHGVFGGIYLPNLRDNAYKYIIRCENLLNNTGYEKCDINMDSYEEYKFYTPDLITIIDPKMGGQIIEFDLRKQCFNLQNTLTRYHETYHDKIQKIEGKEELEVKETESDEEIATIHNDSLLSTTEDIELFTDWYIKKSAIDHITDKSLTEESFKACNFNEYADFANQAFEVEDITQNSIKLRRDGGIYKEQKKNTQLTKSFKFNNKKVESTIEIKSEESSIMKYLLEYNFHFQDYEILTVNGHNIGEALHLENSQLTILDQSMNKTISFFFDQCMDIYVYPVKSVSQSEAGVDYTIQGIALGFAKDFSSQLNLKYHIDIQ; encoded by the coding sequence ATGCAAACTAATCTTTTATTTGGTATTCATTGTCATCAACCTATAGACAATTTTGATAAAGTAATTTATGAAATAATTGAAAAATCTTATCAACCTTTTTTTGAGATATTAAAAAACTATCCAGAGTTTAAATGTTCTGTTCACTTTAGTGGTTGGTTATTCGAATTTATCAAAAAAAAGAGGCCAGAACTTTTCTCCTTAATAAAGAGTTTAAGCTCACAAATAGAGTTTTTTACAGGGGGATATTATGAACCTATTTTAGCTTCTATTCCAAGTCATGATAGAGTTGCACAAATAAATAAATTATCAGATTTTATAATTGAAAACTTCAATCAAAAACCAAGAGGCCTTTGGCTAACTGAAAGAATCTGGGATGACTCTATTATTGATGATTTAAAAGAGTGTGATATTGATTATGTAATAGTTGATGATTATCATTTAATTGCATCAGGATTTAAGAAAGATGAGTTAAATGGTTACTTTTTAACTGAAAACAGTAATAATCAAATGGCACTATTTCCTATAAATAAAGACCTAAGATATATTATTCCCTTTGCAACTATTGATAATAGTATTAAAAAAATTAAAGAATTTTCAAATGAGGAAGGTAAAAATGCCGCAATCATTTTTGATGATGGGGAAAAATTTGGAGTATGGCCAAAAACCTATGAAAAAGTTTATGAAAAACAATGGCTAAAAAACTTTTTTGCAAAATGTATTGAAGATGAAACAATAAATATAACTACATTTTCAGACTTTTATGATAAGAACAATGCAATATCATTGTCATACCTACCAACTGTTTCATACCATGAGATGGGTGAGTGGTCAACACTTCCAACAAATGCAAATGATTATTTAGATTTAATCCACCAACATATGGATAAAGAGTATCTAATTCGTGGTGGGATTTGGAAAAACTTTTTTATTAAATACAATGAGAGCAATTGGATACATAAAAGAGCCTTAGAGCTTTCAAGAAAAAAAGATGTATCGGAGCAATTTAAAGATTATCTATATAGAATCCAATGTAATGATGTCTTATGGCATGGAGTTTTTGGAGGAATTTATCTTCCTAATTTAAGAGATAATGCTTATAAATATATCATTAGATGTGAAAACCTTTTAAATAATACTGGCTATGAAAAATGTGATATAAATATGGATTCATATGAAGAATACAAATTTTATACTCCTGATTTAATTACAATAATTGACCCAAAAATGGGTGGTCAAATTATAGAATTTGATTTAAGAAAACAGTGTTTTAATCTACAAAATACTCTTACTAGATATCACGAAACTTACCATGATAAAATCCAAAAAATTGAAGGAAAAGAGGAATTAGAAGTTAAAGAGACTGAAAGCGATGAAGAGATTGCAACAATTCACAATGATTCACTTTTATCTACGACTGAAGATATTGAACTTTTTACAGATTGGTATATAAAAAAATCAGCAATTGACCATATTACAGATAAAAGTTTAACAGAAGAGAGTTTTAAAGCGTGTAACTTTAATGAATATGCAGATTTTGCAAATCAAGCTTTTGAAGTAGAAGATATTACTCAAAACAGTATTAAACTTAGAAGAGATGGAGGGATATATAAAGAGCAAAAAAAGAATACGCAGTTAACAAAAAGCTTTAAATTTAATAACAAAAAAGTGGAATCAACTATAGAAATAAAAAGTGAAGAAAGCTCTATTATGAAATATCTTTTAGAGTATAACTTTCATTTTCAAGACTATGAAATATTAACAGTGAATGGACATAATATTGGTGAAGCGTTACATCTTGAAAATTCACAACTTACAATATTAGATCAATCAATGAATAAAACAATATCTTTTTTCTTTGATCAATGTATGGATATTTATGTATATCCTGTAAAAAGTGTTAGTCAAAGTGAAGCAGGAGTTGATTATACAATTCAAGGTATTGCTTTAGGTTTTGCTAAAGATTTTAGCTCTCAACTTAATTTAAAATATCATATTGATATTCAATAA
- a CDS encoding 6-phosphofructokinase — protein sequence MSIAIMTSGGDCAGMNPAIKQFVDYCFTKDVQPYLIYDGLEGLIDGDIKAATYEDVAGIMHEGGTKIRSSRSKRFFEYEYRKQAFENLQKYGIDKIVILGGDGSFRALNQFHKDFGVNFIGVPATIDNDIFGTEYCLGVDTALNIIRQATDAVRDTSSSFKRACVIETMGRDCGYLALVSAITCGAEVCIIPELDYDLESIGNRLKDELEKGRKYIVCIVAEGCNHDKCTSTNQLVQWLETDIGIETRATILGHVQRGGNPTVFDRLMASEFVTYSIDKLLSDHIGGSVIVYNRSEFQFVTIEHVNSQKYKIRDDLLELAKRLVN from the coding sequence ATGTCAATAGCAATAATGACCTCGGGAGGGGATTGTGCAGGGATGAACCCTGCCATAAAACAATTTGTTGATTATTGTTTTACTAAAGATGTTCAACCATATTTAATATATGATGGTTTAGAAGGTCTTATTGATGGAGATATAAAAGCTGCAACATATGAAGATGTTGCAGGGATTATGCACGAAGGTGGTACAAAAATAAGGTCTTCAAGATCAAAAAGATTTTTTGAATATGAGTATAGAAAGCAAGCTTTTGAAAACTTACAAAAATATGGAATAGATAAGATTGTTATTTTAGGTGGAGATGGTTCTTTTAGAGCTTTAAATCAATTTCATAAAGATTTTGGAGTAAACTTTATAGGAGTACCAGCTACAATAGATAATGATATTTTTGGTACAGAATATTGTTTAGGTGTTGATACTGCATTAAATATCATAAGGCAAGCAACAGATGCAGTAAGAGATACCTCTTCTTCATTTAAAAGAGCTTGTGTTATTGAAACTATGGGTAGAGATTGTGGATACTTGGCATTGGTATCTGCTATTACTTGTGGTGCAGAAGTTTGTATTATCCCTGAACTTGATTATGATTTAGAATCTATTGGTAATAGATTAAAAGATGAATTAGAAAAAGGGCGTAAATATATTGTTTGTATTGTTGCTGAAGGGTGTAATCATGATAAATGTACAAGTACAAATCAACTTGTACAATGGTTAGAAACTGATATTGGCATTGAAACTAGAGCAACAATTTTAGGACATGTTCAAAGGGGAGGTAATCCAACTGTATTTGATAGATTAATGGCTTCGGAGTTTGTTACATACTCAATAGATAAGTTACTTTCTGACCATATTGGTGGAAGTGTAATAGTTTATAATAGAAGTGAATTCCAATTTGTAACAATTGAACACGTAAATTCACAAAAATATAAAATTAGAGATGATTTATTAGAGTTGGCTAAAAGGTTAGTAAACTAA
- a CDS encoding 4Fe-4S binding protein, with product MITNKNRDINDIYNIPVLKIFFKNKVVIRTVQILTLALFIYGIYFGFKEPESGNIFTRYLFWGLFWSLFMVVSLATFGRIFCGICPHGFVGKYLTKIGLNKEFPSFLKNRYIGISILIIGWWFVYYTFPGFWKTPGNTALMFTILTILAFLLFYLYKDMNYCKYICPIGTLTKAFHKVSSTFLGTYKEDCKECKTFDCAKACSYNLKPFTFVKKNSMEDCTLCMDCSAACEGVNFKITKPSNTLFKKFKTDLAEVWTYILIVAAIPITMSFHHGLNRTNIAEQFIWSKTANFFERTFNITSIDTVGMFSFFYALLFSISVVYIGMLIASKFLNNDTKKTLATLGYAFIPIFIIGGLAHLLHSFFTHTYADIVNGFLYGFGFEEIKVSNLASRQDSWLKIFNFFPYLAVIWGYLILAKRINFFEVSKSKKVLAFIFASSLITFYLCLNFYRAYVFSTHGVKRGGHNHNTSKSSKMFQNVHKEKAVDLKKYEGEIKNFKEAIEVSLKDFN from the coding sequence ATGATAACAAATAAAAATAGAGATATAAATGATATCTATAATATTCCCGTATTAAAAATCTTTTTTAAAAATAAAGTAGTTATAAGAACAGTTCAAATATTAACTCTTGCTCTTTTTATTTATGGTATTTATTTTGGATTTAAAGAACCAGAATCAGGAAATATTTTTACAAGATATTTGTTTTGGGGACTATTTTGGTCACTTTTTATGGTAGTAAGCCTTGCAACATTTGGAAGAATCTTTTGTGGTATTTGTCCCCATGGTTTTGTTGGTAAATATCTTACAAAAATTGGTTTAAACAAAGAGTTTCCAAGTTTTCTAAAAAATAGATACATAGGAATATCAATATTAATTATTGGTTGGTGGTTTGTATATTATACTTTTCCTGGATTTTGGAAAACTCCTGGTAATACTGCACTAATGTTTACAATCTTAACAATTCTTGCTTTTTTACTTTTTTACCTTTATAAAGATATGAATTATTGTAAGTATATTTGTCCAATTGGAACTTTAACAAAAGCATTTCATAAAGTATCTTCTACCTTTTTAGGAACTTACAAAGAGGATTGTAAAGAGTGTAAAACTTTTGATTGTGCTAAAGCTTGTAGTTATAATCTAAAACCATTTACTTTTGTAAAAAAGAACTCAATGGAAGATTGTACTTTATGTATGGATTGCAGTGCTGCATGTGAAGGTGTTAATTTTAAAATCACTAAACCCTCAAATACTTTATTTAAAAAATTTAAAACTGATTTAGCAGAAGTATGGACATATATACTTATTGTTGCAGCTATTCCTATTACTATGTCATTTCACCATGGATTAAACAGAACAAATATAGCTGAGCAATTTATTTGGAGCAAAACAGCAAACTTTTTTGAAAGAACTTTTAATATCACATCAATAGACACAGTTGGAATGTTTTCTTTTTTCTATGCCCTACTTTTTTCAATATCAGTAGTTTATATTGGTATGCTTATTGCTTCAAAATTTTTAAACAATGATACTAAAAAAACCCTTGCTACTTTAGGTTATGCTTTTATTCCAATCTTTATTATAGGTGGTTTAGCTCACTTATTACATAGTTTTTTTACCCACACCTATGCAGATATAGTAAATGGATTTTTATATGGGTTTGGATTTGAAGAAATAAAAGTTTCAAATCTTGCTTCAAGACAAGATTCTTGGTTAAAAATATTTAATTTCTTCCCTTATTTAGCAGTTATTTGGGGATATTTAATTTTAGCAAAAAGAATAAACTTTTTTGAAGTATCAAAAAGTAAAAAAGTTTTAGCATTTATATTTGCTTCATCTTTAATAACTTTTTATTTATGTTTAAATTTTTATAGAGCTTATGTATTTAGTACGCATGGTGTGAAACGTGGTGGGCACAATCATAACACCTCTAAAAGTTCTAAAATGTTTCAAAATGTGCATAAAGAAAAAGCTGTAGATTTAAAAAAATATGAAGGAGAGATTAAAAATTTTAAAGAAGCTATAGAAGTTTCATTAAAAGATTTTAATTAA
- a CDS encoding TonB-dependent receptor, which yields MKKTVILSMALSTFLFASEDLGVISVDSTTIDDKFEAKKSEVSSVTIIDEKKVEKINPQNIVEVLNSTPGITAMQTEGDIVKLHIRGVDNQVYMGERPGIAVVIDGVPVQETTGKINIDLDNIETIKIIKGGASYLYGNDALSGAIVITTKRPKGKDFSKLEAQLGSFGYEKILVSTNKSFENSALQIQSSYKNTDGFWDRAFKEDKSISTKYNYYLDDTSDVVFGFSYNKIDTGDGSGVHGTSAAILDPKSVREITYSSDYDTTLVKSFITYSKDFSNNSNLMLNTYRYTDDKSYQSAYEDVNNDGFNDAHDYFNDEKWSQNGIKAEYRYSSNIYALMLGLDIQRNNETTNRTPLPWGTASYGGLSASSSNLDEDINAFYTEFKYEFTNKLTSTFNFRYDDINYDLEDLLNPLQNISPSFNESSFRAGLNYEINANTNLYTSVSTGFRAPSAGQISSNSNNGYKTDIDSEEIINYEFGLRGKTDYFNYEASIYQLDRKDYIGMRAGNYVRSSDEDNYYDNVGDMRSRGFELALSSSPLDNLSINLAYTYLNAEFTKNNYKQLVSDAVYTYPRGVRTLVSPAVFQTLNLAGNQVPRTPKHTLNLVFNYTPIDNLTISPEVIAKSTYYADETNNFKQSAYALVNLRTSYKVNEDLEIFARIDNLFDKKYNQFVHLTASRVDNTMEDSTIIVGPSRSFYAGLRYRF from the coding sequence ATGAAAAAAACAGTAATCTTATCTATGGCTTTATCAACATTTTTATTTGCATCAGAAGATTTAGGTGTAATAAGTGTTGATTCAACAACAATTGATGATAAATTTGAAGCAAAAAAAAGTGAAGTATCATCTGTAACAATAATTGACGAAAAAAAAGTTGAGAAAATCAACCCTCAAAATATAGTTGAAGTTTTAAATTCAACCCCTGGAATCACAGCAATGCAAACAGAAGGTGATATTGTAAAACTTCACATAAGAGGTGTTGACAATCAAGTTTATATGGGTGAGAGACCTGGTATTGCAGTTGTTATTGATGGTGTTCCAGTTCAAGAAACTACAGGAAAAATCAATATTGATTTAGACAATATTGAAACCATAAAAATAATAAAAGGTGGAGCATCTTATCTTTATGGAAATGATGCTTTATCAGGGGCTATTGTAATTACAACAAAAAGGCCAAAAGGGAAAGATTTTAGTAAATTAGAGGCCCAACTTGGAAGCTTTGGTTATGAAAAAATCTTAGTATCTACAAATAAAAGCTTTGAAAACTCTGCTTTACAAATTCAAAGTAGTTATAAAAATACTGATGGATTTTGGGATAGAGCTTTTAAAGAAGATAAATCTATTAGTACTAAATACAATTATTATTTAGATGATACAAGTGATGTAGTTTTTGGTTTTAGTTATAATAAAATTGATACAGGAGATGGAAGCGGTGTCCATGGAACAAGTGCAGCTATACTTGATCCAAAAAGTGTTAGAGAGATTACTTACTCATCAGATTATGATACTACTTTAGTAAAAAGCTTTATTACCTATTCTAAAGATTTTTCAAATAACTCAAATCTTATGCTTAATACATACAGATATACAGATGACAAATCTTATCAATCAGCTTATGAAGATGTAAATAATGATGGCTTTAATGATGCACACGATTATTTTAATGATGAAAAATGGTCGCAAAATGGTATAAAAGCAGAATACAGATACTCTTCAAATATTTATGCATTAATGCTAGGGCTTGATATACAAAGAAATAATGAAACTACAAATAGAACTCCTCTTCCATGGGGGACTGCTTCATATGGTGGTCTTTCGGCAAGTTCTTCAAATCTAGATGAAGATATAAATGCTTTTTATACTGAATTTAAATACGAATTTACAAATAAACTTACCTCAACTTTTAACTTTAGATATGATGATATAAATTATGATTTAGAAGACTTATTAAACCCTTTACAAAATATATCACCATCTTTTAATGAAAGTTCATTTAGAGCAGGATTAAACTATGAGATTAATGCTAATACAAATTTATATACAAGTGTTTCTACTGGTTTTAGAGCTCCAAGCGCGGGACAGATAAGTAGTAATAGTAATAATGGATATAAAACAGATATAGATTCAGAAGAGATTATAAACTATGAATTTGGATTAAGAGGAAAAACTGATTATTTTAATTATGAAGCCTCAATCTATCAACTAGATAGAAAAGATTATATTGGAATGAGAGCAGGAAATTATGTAAGAAGTTCTGATGAAGATAATTATTATGACAATGTAGGGGATATGAGAAGCAGAGGTTTTGAACTAGCTTTAAGCAGTTCTCCTTTAGATAATTTATCAATAAATCTTGCATACACTTATTTAAATGCAGAATTTACGAAAAACAACTATAAACAACTTGTTTCTGATGCTGTTTACACCTATCCAAGAGGAGTTAGAACTTTAGTTTCTCCAGCAGTGTTTCAAACTCTAAATTTAGCAGGAAACCAAGTTCCAAGAACTCCAAAACATACTCTTAATTTAGTATTTAACTACACTCCAATTGATAACTTAACAATATCTCCAGAAGTGATTGCAAAAAGTACTTATTATGCTGATGAAACAAATAATTTTAAACAAAGTGCTTATGCTTTAGTTAATTTAAGAACATCTTATAAAGTCAATGAAGATTTGGAGATTTTTGCAAGAATTGATAATCTATTTGATAAAAAGTACAACCAATTTGTGCATCTAACAGCTAGTAGAGTTGACAATACAATGGAAGACTCAACAATTATTGTTGGTCCATCACGATCATTTTATGCTGGTCTTAGATATAGATTTTAG